A genomic region of Anas acuta chromosome 1, bAnaAcu1.1, whole genome shotgun sequence contains the following coding sequences:
- the LOC137849713 gene encoding ADP-ribosylation factor-like protein 8B isoform X1 produces the protein MPSSEAVPLGLGACRRSGALAGMLALVARLLEWLRSLFWKEEMELTLVGLQYSGKTTLLTVLASGQFTEDMIPTVGFNMRKITKGNVTIKVWDIGGQPRFRSMWERYCRGVNAVVYMVDAADLEKVEASKNELHSLIDKPQLHGIPVLVLGNKRDLPGALDEKQLIEKLNLSAIQDREICCYSISCKEKDNIDITLQWLIQHSKSRHC, from the exons ATGCCCAGCAGCGAGGCGGTGCCGCTGGGGCTGGGCGCCTGCCGCAGGTCGGGGGCGCTGGCCGGGATGCTGGCGCTGGTGGCGCGGCTGCTGGAGTGGCTGCGCTCGCTGTTCTggaaggaggagatggagcTCACCCTGGTGGGGCTGCAGTACTCGGGCAAGACCACGCTGCTCACTGTGCTGGCG TCAGGGCAGTTCACAGAAGATATGATTCCTACAGTAGGATTCAATATgaggaaaataacaaaaggaaaCGTTACCATAAAG GTATGGGACATTGGAGGGCAACCAAGGTTTCGAAGCATGTGGGAACGCTATTGCAGAGGAGTCAATGCAGTTGT TTACATGGTGGATGCAGCAGACTTAGAAAAAGTAGAAGCTTCAAAGAATGAACTACACAGTTTGATAGATAAGCCACAATTGCATGGAATTCCA gTGTTAGTCCTTGGAAATAAAAGAGACCTCCCAGGTGCACTGGATGAAAAGCAGTTAATTGAGAAATT AAACCTTTCAGCTATTCAAGACAGAGAAATCTGTTGCTATTCTATTTCCTGTAAAGAGAAGGATAACATCG